A genomic segment from Saprospiraceae bacterium encodes:
- a CDS encoding acyl-CoA dehydrogenase family protein — protein MTVQVEYTENLQLIKESARDFAEAYIRPHVLEWDEKQFFPVEVFNKMGEYGFMGVLVPEMYGGTGLGYQEYITIIEEIAKVCGGIGLSLAAHNSLCTNHILSFANEEQKHKYLPKLASGEWIGAWGLTEPNTGSDAGRMRCVAQKEGDYYILNGTKNFITHGISGNVAVVIARTGELLDSHGMTAFIVEKGTPGFSAGKKENKLGMRASETAELIFDNCRVHKSQVIGEEGNGFVQSLKVLDGGRISIAALSVGIAKGAYEAALKYAKERHQFGKPIASFQAISFKLADMATKIEASELLTRKAGNQKDKGEKTTTSSAMAKYFASETAVEVANDAIQIHGGYGYIKDFPVEKFFRDAKLCTIGEGTSEIQKLVISRQILND, from the coding sequence ATGACTGTACAGGTGGAATACACTGAAAACCTGCAATTAATTAAAGAAAGCGCTCGCGATTTTGCAGAAGCCTACATTCGGCCACATGTGTTGGAATGGGACGAAAAACAGTTTTTTCCAGTTGAGGTTTTCAACAAAATGGGAGAATATGGGTTTATGGGCGTCTTGGTACCCGAAATGTATGGAGGTACGGGGTTGGGCTACCAAGAATACATCACCATTATTGAAGAGATAGCTAAGGTGTGTGGAGGAATTGGGCTGTCCCTAGCTGCCCATAATTCGTTATGTACCAACCATATTCTTTCTTTCGCCAACGAAGAACAAAAACACAAATACCTTCCTAAATTGGCTAGCGGAGAGTGGATTGGTGCCTGGGGATTAACAGAACCAAATACGGGAAGTGATGCTGGCAGAATGAGGTGTGTGGCACAAAAAGAAGGCGATTATTACATTCTTAATGGCACAAAAAATTTCATTACACATGGTATAAGTGGCAATGTGGCAGTCGTTATTGCACGCACTGGTGAATTATTGGATAGCCATGGAATGACCGCCTTTATTGTAGAAAAAGGAACGCCTGGTTTTAGTGCTGGAAAAAAGGAAAATAAGCTAGGCATGCGTGCCTCTGAAACGGCTGAACTCATCTTTGATAACTGCAGGGTTCATAAAAGCCAAGTAATCGGAGAAGAGGGAAATGGATTTGTACAATCCTTAAAAGTGCTGGATGGCGGTCGGATTTCTATTGCTGCTCTTTCGGTAGGTATTGCCAAGGGAGCCTATGAAGCCGCGCTGAAATATGCTAAAGAACGACACCAATTTGGTAAACCTATTGCTTCCTTTCAGGCCATTAGCTTCAAATTGGCTGACATGGCCACCAAAATAGAGGCTTCAGAGCTTTTGACTCGAAAAGCAGGCAACCAGAAAGATAAAGGGGAAAAAACCACCACCAGCTCAGCTATGGCTAAATATTTTGCTTCTGAAACCGCCGTCGAAGTAGCCAATGATGCCATCCAAATTCATGGCGGTTACGGGTATATTAAAGATTTTCCCGTTGAGAAATTTTTCAGAGATGCCAAACTATGTACCATCGGAGAAGGAACTTCTGAAATTCAAAAACTAGTGATTTCCAGACAAATCCTGAATGATTAA
- a CDS encoding alkaline phosphatase, translating into MLKLIKAFFFLALLAIASACKTADPAPVPIIQAPLADHPKNIILLIGDGMGLSQISAGLYHNNNRLSLEKFPVVGLHKSHSADYLVTDSAAGATAFSCGRKTLNGTIGITPDSLACKTILEEMEEKQYATGLVVTSTIVHATPAAFFAHQPLRVFYENIALDLAQKEVDLFIGGGLEYFNNRNLDKRDLVQELKDKGYKVGDYSKQPLKRFLPDPKQNFAYFTAQTQPEEVLEGRNYLPSASLMAAEFLSQRSEKGFFLMVEGSQIDWAGHANNEQSLLQELTDFDKTVNNLLNFARKRGDTLVIVTADHETGGLSINEGSKMGRLRLAFNLNDHTATMIPVFAYGPQAQLFSGIYENIAIHDKMREAMGWEAAHDTSNIQPRQ; encoded by the coding sequence ATGTTAAAATTGATAAAAGCATTCTTTTTCTTGGCCCTGCTGGCCATTGCATCGGCCTGCAAGACAGCCGATCCTGCCCCTGTTCCTATTATTCAGGCTCCGCTTGCCGATCACCCAAAGAATATTATTCTCCTCATTGGAGATGGAATGGGCCTTAGTCAGATCAGTGCAGGACTGTACCACAATAATAATCGATTAAGCCTTGAGAAATTTCCTGTGGTGGGTTTGCACAAATCCCATTCAGCAGATTATCTCGTTACGGACTCAGCCGCTGGAGCGACTGCCTTTTCCTGTGGTCGGAAGACACTCAACGGAACCATAGGCATAACCCCCGACTCTTTGGCCTGCAAGACCATTCTAGAGGAAATGGAAGAAAAACAATATGCCACAGGCCTGGTCGTCACTTCCACCATTGTACATGCTACTCCTGCTGCTTTTTTTGCCCACCAGCCCCTTCGCGTTTTTTATGAAAACATTGCCCTTGATTTGGCGCAAAAGGAAGTTGATTTGTTTATTGGAGGAGGGCTTGAATATTTTAACAACCGAAACCTGGATAAAAGAGATTTGGTTCAGGAATTAAAGGACAAGGGTTATAAAGTCGGAGATTATAGCAAACAACCACTCAAGCGCTTTTTACCCGATCCCAAACAAAATTTCGCTTATTTTACGGCTCAAACACAACCAGAGGAAGTCTTGGAAGGAAGAAACTACCTGCCCTCGGCTAGCCTGATGGCTGCTGAGTTTTTAAGTCAACGTAGTGAAAAAGGCTTTTTTTTAATGGTGGAAGGATCCCAGATAGACTGGGCAGGACACGCTAATAATGAACAATCGCTGCTCCAGGAACTAACAGATTTTGATAAGACGGTCAATAATTTATTGAATTTTGCACGAAAAAGAGGAGATACACTCGTTATAGTGACAGCAGATCATGAAACAGGCGGGTTAAGCATCAATGAGGGTTCGAAAATGGGCCGACTCAGGCTAGCCTTTAACCTTAACGATCATACGGCAACCATGATCCCTGTTTTTGCCTATGGCCCACAAGCCCAATTGTTTTCTGGAATTTATGAAAATATAGCCATACATGACAAAATGAGAGAAGCAATGGGGTGGGAAGCAGCACATGATACCAGCAATATCCAGCCTAGACAATAA
- a CDS encoding replication-associated recombination protein A, with protein MIPLAERLRPKTLDEYVGQQHLVGEGSVLRQAIASGQIPSFILWGPPGVGKTTLANIIAHQLKRPFHSLSAINSGVKDIRDTIQKAKSQQFFNRPNPILFIDEIHRFSKSQQDSLLGAVEQGVITLIGATTENPSFEVIAALLSRCQVYILKHLTKEELIYLIDEALKHDDYLKKKEIVVKEYDAMLRYSGGDARKLYNILELVTNFQEGEKLEITNELVTQKVQQNISLYDKAGEQHYDIASALIKSIRGSDPNGAVYWLARMIEGGEDVKFIARRIMIAAAEDIGLANPNGLLMATTAFQAVQAIGLPEARIILSQAVIYLATSPKSNSAYMAINQAQATVRQTGNLPVPLHLRNAPTQLMKKLDYGKDYLYAHDYPDHFVQQQFLPDELEGKILFEPQAHNPAEKKIKERLQQQWKGKYRY; from the coding sequence ATGATACCATTAGCAGAGCGATTACGCCCTAAGACATTAGATGAATATGTAGGTCAACAACATCTCGTTGGAGAAGGATCTGTTTTACGACAAGCTATAGCGTCCGGACAAATTCCCTCTTTTATTCTATGGGGCCCACCTGGCGTTGGAAAAACGACCTTGGCTAATATCATTGCCCATCAATTAAAGCGTCCATTTCATTCGCTTAGTGCTATCAATTCTGGGGTAAAAGACATTCGCGATACCATTCAAAAGGCCAAAAGTCAACAATTTTTTAATCGCCCCAATCCCATCCTGTTTATTGATGAAATTCATCGTTTTAGCAAATCTCAGCAGGATTCGCTCCTTGGAGCGGTAGAACAGGGGGTCATTACCTTAATTGGGGCTACAACGGAAAATCCCTCTTTCGAAGTTATTGCAGCCTTATTGTCTCGCTGCCAGGTTTATATTTTAAAACACCTGACCAAAGAAGAGCTGATATATCTTATTGATGAAGCCCTAAAACACGATGACTATCTCAAAAAAAAGGAAATAGTCGTAAAGGAATACGATGCCATGCTTCGCTATTCCGGTGGAGATGCTCGAAAACTCTATAATATTTTGGAGCTGGTTACCAATTTTCAGGAAGGGGAAAAGCTGGAGATCACCAATGAATTAGTCACTCAAAAAGTGCAGCAAAACATCAGCCTTTACGACAAGGCTGGCGAACAACACTATGACATAGCTTCTGCTTTAATTAAATCTATCAGAGGGAGCGATCCCAATGGGGCTGTCTATTGGCTGGCACGAATGATCGAAGGCGGAGAAGATGTGAAATTTATCGCCCGACGCATCATGATTGCAGCAGCAGAAGACATAGGTTTAGCCAATCCTAATGGGCTCTTGATGGCTACCACGGCTTTTCAGGCGGTGCAGGCCATTGGGCTCCCCGAAGCCAGGATTATTCTTTCGCAGGCGGTGATTTATCTGGCCACCTCGCCCAAGAGCAATTCCGCTTATATGGCTATCAACCAAGCCCAGGCAACCGTCAGGCAGACGGGCAACCTTCCCGTTCCTTTGCACCTCCGCAACGCCCCCACCCAATTGATGAAAAAGTTAGATTATGGGAAGGATTACCTCTATGCACATGACTATCCGGACCATTTCGTACAGCAGCAATTTCTGCCTGACGAGCTGGAGGGGAAAATCTTGTTCGAACCCCAGGCACACAATCCCGCGGAAAAAAAGATCAAGGAGCGCCTACAACAGCAATGGAAAGGCAAATACCGGTATTAA
- a CDS encoding SDR family oxidoreductase, whose amino-acid sequence MEDFTGKKVLITGGSRGIGQATAMAFAKRGAQIALNFHNDNQAASDTIDLLEGEGHLAIKADISRPAQVEQLVDAVLGEFGQIDILVNNAGIYLSHPIDDCDYETWQKAWQDTLGLNLSGVANMCYCVAQRMMAKGGGHIINVSSRGAFRGEPAHPAYGASKAGLNAMSQSLAQALGKYKIYVSVVAPGFVETDMTREILDGPEGDNIKAQSPLQRVASPEEVAHGIVFLASQQSAFMTGAILDINGASYLRS is encoded by the coding sequence ATGGAGGATTTCACAGGAAAAAAAGTACTCATCACCGGAGGATCTCGCGGCATAGGCCAGGCCACAGCGATGGCTTTTGCCAAACGTGGGGCACAAATTGCATTGAATTTCCATAATGACAACCAAGCAGCTAGTGATACCATTGATTTGTTGGAGGGAGAAGGTCACTTAGCCATCAAAGCCGATATTTCTAGACCCGCCCAAGTGGAACAGTTGGTAGATGCAGTCCTTGGCGAATTTGGTCAGATTGACATCCTGGTGAATAATGCGGGCATCTATCTTTCGCACCCTATTGATGACTGTGATTATGAAACCTGGCAAAAAGCTTGGCAGGACACCCTTGGACTCAATTTAAGTGGAGTTGCCAATATGTGTTATTGTGTAGCCCAGCGTATGATGGCAAAAGGTGGTGGCCACATTATCAATGTATCCTCCCGAGGTGCTTTCAGAGGGGAGCCTGCACACCCTGCCTATGGTGCGAGTAAAGCAGGGCTAAATGCGATGAGTCAATCCCTTGCGCAAGCCCTTGGTAAATATAAGATCTATGTCTCGGTGGTGGCACCAGGTTTTGTGGAAACAGATATGACCAGAGAAATCCTGGATGGACCAGAGGGAGACAACATCAAGGCTCAAAGTCCACTACAACGCGTAGCTTCGCCTGAAGAAGTCGCCCATGGTATCGTATTTTTGGCCAGTCAGCAATCGGCCTTTATGACAGGTGCTATCTTAGATATAAATGGAGCGTCCTATTTGAGGAGTTAA
- a CDS encoding PKD domain-containing protein: protein MITNKIYHILYILFLTIGYHTTHAQCSFTFSDTAPCAGVAVDLNVNGPDGSTAYSWDLDNDGTPDQDGAAITHRFPILPQEVNYPITLFANGTACASDTLTVLATPDATIGVPPGIVTLIDREIRACNGASSLELSIFNASASYAQNEGYTINWGDGSPSENYDNTTFSNTNTISHTYTGYGYFTIFFTVRHNNGCVFTNTYTFYNGGNPSVGLVIPGNTVGLCAPATLDFPIINTESNPPGTEYTVYINGEEVAHYTQDSLPEVFTHTFEESSCGETTSTGNYTDAFDIKIVASNPCNSSTATIEPIEVSSPPDPDFVIIAPPNSCAGSTYTFNNNTTNVNEVVSGNPSACIDVLNPSWTISGVSGEDWNIVSGNLFNSNSIDIEFLNPGVYTIEMTVISFACGPFKISQQITIYDEPSAMASPILTDIISGGACTPVTIPLVNNSQGNDLSYEWVVNSEFDWAFVDSTNAQSKSPSIQFMEGGAYELILRTTNPCATVQWDTTLMMPGPPTINLIPLADSCASAILSFDTLNLQYQSNGLPFTSYHWNFPGGSTATSTEAYPMGISYDTAGTYIVSLEAANRCGSYSIADTFVVQALSDLELPADTTLCASEPPFQLVALPAGGTWSGNGVHPNGLFQPAQANTGGNVLTYHYGVGACSMSDHFTITIIPAPTVTAGPDISICSNEENQLLTGSPANGIWSSSLANIVDGNQFITGVAGPGLFTLTYSLTDGNSCRGVDSLTVLVREAPTVAVADSAYCNSPGATALPLASPAGGTWSGPGVVAPNTGLFDPIIAGGPGSYQLNYTITNANGCSSSAIANIGVIDPVSVDAGQDTSLCMFNGTYNLSFGANPSGGRWSGIGNGLNGNLFDPIAAGPGTFQLHYMVGAGSCAFEDVLTITVIAPMAVVAGPDESICADAAPFSLNGNSPTGGTWTGNGIADSQSGIFDPSLVDVGSHTLTYRVQDAQTGCPAQAEKTIVLNPSPIPNFTVSPIICIGQQIDLENLSEGSDSFSWNFGDGSASVSDPSPSYTYSNAGNYDIQLITSNAAACQAIFTQNIQVVAPPQALFAADAYDNCGQLSTNLTNQSQGFENTYLWHFGNGQTAATETPPASIVYEGGRNDTMYVVHLEASNRCGVDVISDTFLVRAFPIVDFGFTVDTGCAPLNVYFANISQGSPTAFYWDFGNGNFSTDSLPSVQTFEADTATVSYPIRLIASNACGADTLQKTLLVEPEKVNAFFNINRTVGCAPFELSFENFSTPGTMVQWDFGDGNGASIANPSHTFVNPGTYTITQYASNTCAEDSTKQTIRVLEAPTVDFEFSPNLCQGQEIQFTNHSTNLASTSWSFGTGDTSVLANPVYTFPQTGSFTIQLTGTSLNNACSQTISKTISIGEAPKASFSMTAPNGCTPLSMDFQQNSHNGQYYQWDFGDGNTSVEANPAHTYLVAGNYTVKLRVSNPSGCYSDTSYTEIFAYPVPKAVFSYEKESTCGLPVNVHFNNESVGGEGYHWNFSGDLSSNFVHPTQTFYQAGDFPVHLWVSNTYGCEDTTSQMLRFYESPLADFELDTIIGCEPMQVQFTNLGVGNHFSWDFGDGTQSTAREPKHTYTEAGLYDLRLIAAFDDICADSLVLPAYVEVMPTATASFLWSAEQINGKATGFIQFQNTSEDADRFFWDFGDGATSEELHPGHRYYENGLKQVYLQAIASNGCPDDTLLVLEPGFIHGLQVPNAFAPEQGLGDAQLFLPKGISLKEYRLQIFSPYGELLWESTELDEGKPAEGWDGTHQGHPLPQDVYVWKIQAIFEDGMEWRGMKMDAGGYKRIGSVTLLR, encoded by the coding sequence ATGATTACTAACAAAATATATCATATCCTTTATATCTTATTCCTAACGATTGGATACCACACCACCCATGCCCAATGTAGTTTTACCTTTTCTGATACGGCTCCCTGTGCTGGCGTCGCCGTAGACCTCAATGTCAATGGACCCGATGGAAGCACCGCTTATAGCTGGGACCTGGACAATGACGGAACACCTGATCAAGATGGTGCGGCTATTACTCATCGATTCCCTATCCTCCCGCAGGAAGTGAACTACCCCATTACCTTATTTGCCAATGGAACGGCTTGTGCCTCGGATACCCTCACCGTACTTGCAACACCTGATGCAACGATTGGGGTCCCTCCAGGCATTGTCACCTTAATTGACAGGGAAATTCGCGCTTGTAATGGTGCATCTTCCCTGGAATTGAGCATTTTTAATGCCTCTGCCTCTTATGCACAAAACGAAGGATATACCATTAACTGGGGAGATGGAAGTCCTTCCGAAAATTATGATAATACTACTTTTTCCAATACCAACACCATTTCACACACTTATACTGGTTATGGCTATTTTACCATCTTTTTTACTGTTCGCCATAACAATGGCTGTGTATTTACGAATACCTATACTTTTTACAATGGTGGAAACCCTTCTGTGGGGCTGGTGATCCCAGGTAATACGGTAGGGCTTTGTGCACCGGCTACCCTCGATTTTCCTATCATCAATACCGAAAGTAATCCGCCAGGTACAGAATATACCGTTTATATTAATGGAGAAGAAGTGGCTCATTATACACAGGATTCTCTACCCGAGGTTTTTACCCACACCTTTGAAGAAAGCTCTTGTGGAGAAACGACCAGCACGGGTAACTATACGGATGCTTTTGACATCAAAATTGTTGCCTCTAACCCTTGTAACTCCTCTACTGCTACGATAGAACCTATTGAGGTCAGTAGCCCTCCTGACCCTGACTTTGTAATCATTGCCCCTCCGAACAGTTGTGCAGGGTCGACCTATACCTTCAATAATAATACGACCAATGTAAATGAGGTGGTTAGCGGAAATCCTTCCGCATGCATTGATGTCTTAAACCCGAGTTGGACGATATCAGGTGTTTCGGGCGAAGATTGGAATATTGTCAGCGGCAATTTATTCAATTCCAATAGTATCGACATTGAATTCCTGAATCCTGGTGTTTATACCATAGAAATGACCGTCATCAGTTTTGCCTGTGGTCCATTTAAAATTAGCCAGCAAATAACCATATATGATGAACCGAGTGCCATGGCCTCCCCCATTTTAACTGATATTATCTCAGGAGGCGCCTGTACTCCAGTCACGATCCCACTGGTCAATAACTCGCAGGGGAATGATCTCAGCTATGAATGGGTGGTCAATTCGGAATTCGATTGGGCTTTTGTTGATAGCACCAATGCCCAGTCGAAAAGCCCAAGCATCCAATTTATGGAAGGCGGTGCATATGAGTTGATCTTACGCACCACCAACCCCTGTGCGACGGTCCAATGGGACACCACTTTAATGATGCCAGGTCCGCCTACGATCAATTTAATTCCTTTAGCAGATTCCTGTGCATCCGCTATTTTAAGTTTTGACACCTTAAATCTGCAGTATCAATCGAATGGTTTGCCCTTTACCAGCTACCATTGGAATTTCCCGGGCGGATCCACCGCCACTTCCACCGAAGCCTATCCAATGGGAATAAGCTATGATACCGCAGGCACATATATCGTAAGCCTGGAGGCTGCTAACCGATGTGGCAGTTACAGCATAGCAGATACTTTTGTAGTACAGGCACTTTCTGACCTTGAACTACCGGCTGATACCACTCTCTGCGCCTCCGAACCGCCCTTCCAATTGGTAGCGCTCCCTGCCGGTGGAACCTGGTCGGGCAATGGCGTCCATCCGAATGGCTTGTTTCAGCCCGCACAAGCAAATACAGGTGGCAATGTCTTGACCTATCACTATGGCGTAGGGGCTTGCTCTATGTCTGATCATTTCACCATAACGATCATTCCTGCACCTACGGTAACAGCAGGACCAGATATTAGTATTTGTAGTAATGAAGAAAATCAATTGTTGACCGGGAGTCCTGCCAATGGGATATGGAGTAGTTCCCTAGCAAATATTGTAGATGGCAATCAATTTATTACAGGAGTGGCAGGCCCCGGTCTTTTTACCCTCACGTATAGCCTCACAGATGGGAATAGCTGTCGAGGGGTGGATTCTTTGACCGTTTTGGTGAGGGAAGCACCTACCGTTGCAGTTGCCGATTCTGCCTATTGCAATAGCCCAGGCGCTACGGCCTTACCACTGGCTAGCCCAGCAGGAGGGACATGGAGTGGCCCAGGAGTAGTAGCGCCCAATACGGGGTTGTTTGATCCCATCATTGCTGGCGGCCCAGGCAGTTATCAATTAAATTACACCATAACCAATGCCAATGGCTGTTCTTCCTCAGCTATTGCCAATATAGGGGTAATAGACCCGGTAAGTGTAGATGCCGGCCAAGATACAAGCCTTTGTATGTTTAATGGAACTTATAATCTTTCCTTCGGTGCAAATCCAAGTGGCGGCCGGTGGTCGGGGATAGGTAATGGGTTAAATGGCAATCTATTTGACCCCATAGCAGCAGGACCAGGGACTTTTCAATTGCACTACATGGTTGGCGCAGGCAGCTGCGCATTTGAAGATGTATTGACCATCACAGTTATTGCTCCGATGGCGGTGGTAGCTGGTCCTGATGAAAGCATTTGTGCGGATGCTGCACCTTTTTCACTAAATGGAAATAGTCCCACAGGAGGCACCTGGACTGGGAATGGCATCGCAGATAGCCAAAGTGGCATTTTCGATCCCAGCTTGGTGGATGTCGGCAGTCACACCCTTACCTATAGGGTGCAAGATGCCCAAACGGGATGTCCGGCCCAGGCGGAAAAAACCATTGTCCTTAACCCCTCTCCTATTCCCAATTTTACGGTATCACCGATCATTTGTATTGGCCAACAAATCGATCTCGAAAACCTTAGTGAAGGAAGTGACAGCTTCAGCTGGAATTTTGGTGATGGCAGTGCCAGTGTTTCTGATCCATCTCCAAGCTATACCTATTCAAACGCAGGCAATTACGACATACAATTAATTACGAGTAATGCGGCCGCTTGTCAGGCCATTTTCACCCAAAACATCCAAGTCGTCGCTCCTCCGCAAGCACTTTTTGCGGCAGATGCGTACGACAATTGTGGCCAACTAAGTACCAACTTGACCAATCAAAGTCAGGGCTTTGAGAACACCTACTTATGGCATTTTGGCAATGGCCAAACTGCTGCAACGGAGACGCCTCCTGCTTCCATAGTTTATGAAGGAGGTAGGAATGATACAATGTATGTGGTGCATCTGGAGGCATCCAACCGATGTGGAGTGGATGTCATTTCGGATACCTTCCTGGTGCGCGCCTTCCCGATCGTTGATTTCGGGTTTACAGTTGACACTGGTTGTGCCCCCCTAAATGTTTACTTCGCTAATATTTCTCAGGGTAGTCCAACTGCTTTTTACTGGGACTTTGGCAATGGCAATTTTTCCACGGATTCATTACCCAGTGTTCAAACTTTTGAAGCAGATACGGCCACAGTGAGTTATCCGATACGTCTGATAGCTAGCAATGCCTGTGGCGCGGATACTTTGCAGAAAACACTCCTCGTTGAGCCAGAAAAAGTCAATGCTTTTTTCAATATCAACCGGACGGTGGGCTGCGCACCTTTTGAATTATCCTTTGAAAACTTTTCTACCCCCGGCACTATGGTTCAATGGGATTTTGGGGACGGCAATGGCGCTTCCATAGCCAATCCTTCACACACTTTTGTTAACCCTGGCACCTATACCATCACCCAATATGCCAGCAACACTTGTGCGGAGGACAGCACCAAACAAACCATTAGGGTACTGGAAGCGCCTACTGTTGATTTTGAATTCAGCCCAAACCTATGCCAGGGCCAGGAAATTCAGTTTACCAATCACTCGACCAACCTGGCTTCGACCAGCTGGAGTTTTGGAACAGGTGATACTTCCGTCTTAGCAAATCCGGTCTATACCTTTCCGCAGACCGGAAGCTTCACTATCCAACTAACAGGCACCTCCTTGAACAATGCCTGTTCGCAAACGATTAGCAAAACGATCAGTATTGGCGAGGCACCTAAGGCTTCCTTTAGTATGACAGCGCCAAACGGTTGTACGCCACTGTCAATGGATTTTCAACAAAACAGCCATAATGGACAATACTACCAATGGGACTTTGGGGATGGCAATACCTCGGTAGAAGCCAATCCGGCGCATACTTATCTGGTGGCGGGCAATTACACGGTCAAGCTGCGCGTATCCAACCCCTCCGGTTGTTATTCCGATACGAGTTACACCGAAATTTTCGCTTACCCGGTTCCCAAAGCTGTTTTTTCTTATGAAAAAGAAAGCACCTGCGGTTTACCCGTCAATGTTCATTTCAACAATGAGTCAGTGGGTGGAGAAGGATACCATTGGAACTTTAGTGGGGACTTGTCCTCCAATTTTGTACATCCCACCCAAACCTTTTACCAGGCGGGCGATTTTCCAGTTCACCTCTGGGTGAGCAATACCTATGGCTGCGAAGATACGACGAGCCAAATGTTGCGTTTCTACGAAAGTCCGCTAGCTGATTTTGAGCTAGATACGATCATAGGATGTGAGCCTATGCAGGTGCAGTTTACAAACCTGGGCGTTGGCAACCATTTTAGCTGGGATTTTGGTGATGGAACGCAATCTACGGCTCGGGAACCTAAACACACTTATACCGAGGCAGGTTTGTATGATCTGCGATTAATAGCTGCCTTTGATGATATCTGCGCGGACAGTTTGGTTTTACCGGCTTATGTAGAGGTGATGCCCACTGCCACCGCCTCTTTTTTATGGTCAGCAGAACAAATCAATGGCAAGGCCACAGGCTTTATCCAGTTCCAAAATACCTCTGAAGATGCCGATCGCTTTTTCTGGGATTTTGGCGATGGCGCCACCAGCGAAGAACTACACCCAGGGCATCGTTATTATGAAAATGGCCTAAAACAGGTCTACCTGCAAGCCATCGCCTCCAATGGCTGTCCTGACGACACCCTGTTGGTCCTTGAGCCTGGTTTCATCCACGGCTTACAGGTGCCCAATGCTTTTGCGCCTGAGCAAGGTCTGGGTGACGCCCAATTGTTTCTACCGAAAGGGATTAGTCTGAAAGAATACCGTTTACAAATATTTTCTCCCTATGGCGAATTGCTGTGGGAATCGACCGAGTTAGATGAAGGAAAACCGGCAGAGGGGTGGGATGGCACCCACCAGGGCCATCCCCTACCCCAAGATGTCTATGTATGGAAAATTCAAGCCATTTTTGAGGATGGTATGGAGTGGAGAGGGATGAAAATGGATGCTGGGGGGTATAAGCGAATTGGATCGGTGACTTTGTTGAGATAG
- a CDS encoding PorP/SprF family type IX secretion system membrane protein: protein MNSPLSLWLKRLLLPVALGLISPLLKAQDPSFSQFYANRIYLNPAFAGLESGITLAGVSRIQWLNADQGFRTFGASLETQLPFVGIGLGLHVMSNTEGLANLQSNQAGVVFSYTIPGEKSNLHFGMEGRLVQKHLDWDRLVFSDQLDAIYGVVQNSSVMPVLDQVTYGDFDFGVVWRRVGDLGNGKKRLRNVRSQLGLSFHHLPYLVSKSAKGNDSFLNTESAVAPRTTFHGGLIIPLKIFQGTGFDVSFSPNIKVDMQGYKFLNFQENITVSTVGMYGLVNSFYLGLLYQNRFFAPNATHTDAFILTVGGYAMSSSNDRKNSDPRLFFGASVDINTTGVGPVAGSVFEMTFRYRFLPDINLGSGKNSRSRSGKKILDCKDFF from the coding sequence ATGAACAGCCCATTATCCCTATGGTTAAAGCGGCTACTGTTACCGGTAGCCCTTGGTTTGATTTCTCCTCTTTTGAAGGCCCAGGATCCTTCGTTTTCCCAATTTTATGCCAACCGCATTTACCTCAACCCCGCCTTTGCTGGCCTGGAAAGTGGAATTACCCTCGCTGGTGTTTCCCGCATTCAATGGCTCAATGCAGACCAGGGCTTCCGAACCTTTGGCGCTAGCCTCGAAACGCAACTGCCTTTTGTTGGGATCGGTCTGGGATTGCACGTCATGAGCAATACCGAGGGTTTGGCAAACCTTCAATCCAACCAGGCTGGTGTTGTTTTTTCGTACACGATCCCCGGAGAGAAAAGCAATCTTCACTTTGGTATGGAAGGCCGGCTGGTGCAGAAACATCTTGACTGGGACCGATTGGTTTTCTCGGACCAGCTGGACGCCATTTATGGGGTGGTCCAAAATAGTAGTGTGATGCCGGTGCTAGATCAGGTCACCTATGGCGACTTTGATTTTGGCGTAGTATGGCGAAGGGTAGGCGACCTGGGAAATGGCAAAAAGAGGTTGCGCAACGTCAGGAGTCAATTAGGGCTTAGTTTCCATCACCTGCCATATTTAGTGAGCAAATCGGCCAAAGGTAACGATTCCTTTCTCAATACCGAATCGGCAGTGGCTCCCCGCACCACCTTCCATGGAGGCTTGATTATCCCATTGAAGATTTTCCAGGGAACCGGTTTTGACGTCTCTTTTTCTCCTAATATCAAAGTGGATATGCAGGGATATAAATTCCTCAATTTCCAGGAAAACATTACTGTCAGCACAGTGGGAATGTATGGTTTGGTAAATAGCTTTTACCTCGGTCTCTTATACCAAAATCGCTTTTTCGCACCCAACGCCACCCATACTGATGCCTTTATTTTAACGGTAGGCGGTTATGCTATGAGTAGCAGTAATGATCGAAAAAACAGTGATCCGCGCTTGTTTTTTGGTGCTAGTGTCGACATCAATACCACTGGCGTAGGGCCAGTTGCTGGTAGTGTGTTTGAAATGACCTTTCGTTACCGTTTTTTACCAGATATCAACCTGGGTAGCGGCAAAAACAGTCGCAGCCGATCGGGTAAAAAAATACTGGATTGTAAAGACTTCTTCTAA